A stretch of the Vanacampus margaritifer isolate UIUO_Vmar chromosome 6, RoL_Vmar_1.0, whole genome shotgun sequence genome encodes the following:
- the avpr1aa gene encoding arginine vasopressin receptor 1Aa has protein sequence MNRVERHHGSRSKVAAQRAPLSLSLSLFLSLLAALHRTLYGSAGAQRQSGRPTLAHSRYALLLSTLAPSSTPQSHLTMGSPGFNHSVLQNGSDPFARDEEVARMEILVLSVTFVVAVVGNVSVLLAMHNTKRKMSRMHLFIRHLSLADLVVAFFQVLPQLCWDITFRFYGPDFLCRIVKHLQVTGMFVSTYMMVMMTVDRYIAICHPLKTLQQPTRRSCVMIVSTWTCSLVLSVPQVFIFSLSEIQNGTGVMDCWAHFIEPWGARAYITWITVSIFLVPVVILMVCYGFICHSIWRNIKYKKRKSTGNKDGLIGKNSVSSITTISRAKLRTVKMTFVIVLAYIVCWAPFFTVQMWSVWDDKLQFTDSENTAVTLTALLASLNSCCNPWIYMIFSGHLLQDFVHCLPCCQRMNADFRKEDSDSSLRRTTLLTKATNRSPTGSSGNCRELDNYPKSSAQAE, from the exons ATGAATCGAGTTGAGAGGCACCACGGCAGCAGAAGCAAAGTAGCGGCTCAGCGGgctcctctttctctctctctctctctctttctctctctcctcgcCGCGCTCCACCGCACCTTATACGGCTCGGCGGGGGCACAGAGGCAGTCAGGGCGACCGACCCTCGCGCACTCCCGCTATGCCCTGCTGCTGAGCACACTCGCACCCTCCTCGACCCCGCAGTCCCACTTGACGATGGGGAGCCCCGGCTTCAACCACAGCGTCCTCCAGAACGGCTCGGACCCGTTCGCGCGCGACGAGGAGGTCGCCCGGATGGAGATCCTGGTGCTGAGCGTCACTTTCGTGGTGGCCGTGGTGGGCAACGTCAGCGTCCTGCTGGCCATGCACAACACCAAGAGGAAGATGTCGCGCATGCACCTCTTCATCCGCCACCTGAGCTTGGCCGACCTGGTGGTGGCTTTCTTCCAGGTGCTGCCTCAGCTGTGCTGGGACATCACGTTCCGTTTCTACGGACCGGACTTCCTGTGCCGGATCGTCAAGCACTTGCAGGTGACCGGCATGTTCGTGTCCACCTacatgatggtgatgatgaccGTGGACCGCTACATCGCCATCTGCCACCCGCTCAAGACGCTGCAGCAGCCCACGCGACGATCGTGCGTTATGATCGTGTCGACGTGGACGTGCAGCCTGGTGCTGAGCGTGCCGCAGGTGTTCATCTTCTCCCTGAGCGAGATCCAGAACGGCACCGGCGTCATGGACTGCTGGGCGCACTTTATCGAGCCGTGGGGCGCGCGCGCCTACATCACTTGGATCACCGTCAGCATCTTCCTGGTGCCGGTGGTCATCCTGATGGTGTGCTACGGCTTCATCTGCCACAGCATCTGGAGGAACATCAAGTACAAGAAGAGGAAGAGCACGGGCAACAAGGACGGGCTCATCGGGAAGAATTCGGTTAGCAGCATCACCACCATCTCGAGGGCCAAGCTGAGGACCGTCAAGATGACGTTTGTCATCGTTTTAGCCTACATCGTGTGCTGGGCGCCCTTTTTCACCGTGCAGATGTGGTCTGTGTGGGATGACAAGCTTCAGTTCACCG ATTCTGAGAACACAGCGGTAACGCTGACGGCGCTGCTGGCCAGCCTGAACAGCTGTTGCAACCCCTGGATCTACATGATCTTCAGCGGCCACCTCCTGCAGGACTTCGTGCACTGCCTGCCCTGCTGCCAGCGAATGAACGCCGACTTCCGCAAGGAGGACTCGGACAGCAGCCTGCGCAGGACCACGCTGCTCACCAAAGCCACCAATCGGAGCCCCACCGGCAGCTCCGGCAACTGTCGGGAGCTGGACAACTACCCCAAATCGTCCGCTCAGGCTGAATGA